ACCGTATCCTGTCAGAGCCTGTATGAGACGGTCAAAATCTTCCAGCCGATTGAGAACCGTCAATCTTCTGCGGCGCGACTTGGCGATGTCGATTGCGGCCAAAACAGTCTTCGTGTGTGTAATACTCATCGTGGTCATAGTCGGTCTCCCTCGTGGTGTGGTTCGTACAAACCACTGTAGGGACCTGGCGTCGGCTATGATCACCTGCTGCGCGATTTGGGGGCTGCGCAGGCGATCATAGCATCTCCGACCGATGCGTTCCGAAGGTGTTACGGCTTGGTCTTCACCAGCCACCACTTCACAAAAATTGTCCGTAGTTACGGGCTGAAGCAGGAGTTCATAACCCCGCACTGCCCGCAACAGAACGGCATGGTTGAACGCTTCATCAGGACGCTGACGGAGCAATGTGTGCAGCGCCACCGTTTCGAGACAATCCAACACGCAATGCGTGTCATCGCCGACTGGATCGCTTTCTACAACAACCGCCGCCCTCATCAGGCCCTTGCAATGCGCACGCCTGTCGAGGCATTCAGATCAGCGGCTTAACCTGAGCAGATTCAGCTGGGTCAATACACGAGACCGCTACACCATCGGCCAGCAGGCCCTCATGGAGCGTCCGGATCAATTGCCGTCCTCCGTTCGGCAGTGGCCTCGGACCAGTGG
The sequence above is drawn from the Thioclava sp. GXIMD4216 genome and encodes:
- a CDS encoding integrase core domain-containing protein is translated as MVFTSHHFTKIVRSYGLKQEFITPHCPQQNGMVERFIRTLTEQCVQRHRFETIQHAMRVIADWIAFYNNRRPHQALAMRTPVEAFRSAA